A single region of the Anoplolepis gracilipes chromosome 1, ASM4749672v1, whole genome shotgun sequence genome encodes:
- the LOC140665265 gene encoding 3'-5' RNA helicase YTHDC2 has product MPRRKQQRHRPIGEDTRIAVNLTIKKLLETSDQKELEFPSSYTAEERAYIHELARELGLKSKSRGKGMNRFLTVYKREGSTIVQADAVIKLRKPSKQSIYNLMQSFPLNHKECQDLLPPIERERPLNNDVNINTKTMGRLNNSIPQVPQLKTNFDVLHFRKSLPIFNAREEIINALNNYQVVIIAGETGCGKTTQVPQYILEHYQQKHQACRIICTQPRRLSAVSVAERVAFERDEKIGQTFGYQIRLESRVAPKTLLTYCTNGVLLRTLMGGDSALTTLTHIIVDEVHERDRFCDFLLIALKDALVKYRSLKLILMSATMDTTIYAKYFNKCTVINVPGRSYDVDVYFLEDILKMTSYMTKEMLMKKKEFLKCKDKQKTLESWKQYKPQHSNRNTKSEKNLLPTPILAQQSDPIPEKVKLEPWLIEEMDKSIFEAWVNGREDNFAQLLHFILSENVSVDYQHSETSITPLMAAAVRGCINTTEQLLNLGANLNLRAVNDCTALDWAKSRNHTECAELIEAYMKTYDCTVPMNELAHVAETTLSEEDKLLLDIYHHTFNDDNIDYNLLLELVFYIHTKMPPGSILIFLPGYDDIVTMREKINVEEKKMNQGLRYNLYVLHSNMQTCDQKKVFKPSPQGTRKIILSTNISETSITIDDVVYVIDSGKVKEKAFDAISGVCTLTSNWISQACANQRKGRAGRCRRGICYRLFSSVRYNNMQLYQTPEILRLPLQELCLFTKHLTPGNTPIAEFLDKALEPPSNIVTRNAVQLLKTIDALDPWEDLTELGSHLLDLPIEPRLGKMLLYAVVLKCLDPILTIVCSLAYKDPFILPSQPSQKRALTVARKKFATGTYSDHMVVLRAFQGWQNARAAGKERAFCEKNFISAPVMEMVVGMRTQLLGQLRASGFVRARSPGDIRDLNSNSENWAVVKAALTAGLYPNLIRADREHMQLRTQKEVKVFFHPSSTLRDYPKSPRMTSTQTHAANVQTLPCDWLIYEEMSRTGRFCHVKVVTLVNPLTVALFSGPARLPMNVICETEAVPESESDSEVDESHEGTIFKLDDWVVFKLDPETAQLFLYLRQKWNALFLRRMKAPSKAMSALDEKVINALVTVITNEEQACGLQQPAGIGQRPRPLIVDYYPANVRRDDYPERYF; this is encoded by the exons ATGCCACGCAGAAAACAGCAAAGACATCGCCCTATAGGGGAAGATACCAGAATAGCAGTGaatttaactataaaaaaattattggaaaCTTCAGATCAAAAGGAGCTAGAGTTTCCATCTTCGTATACAGCAGAAGAGAGAGCTTATATCCATGAACTAGCTAGAGAACTTGGCCTGAAATCAAAGAGTCGAGG GAAAGGTATGAATCGATTCTTGACAGTGTATAAGAGAGAAGGATCAACAATAGTTCAAGCCGATGCTGTGATAAAATTGCGAAAACCATCAAAGCAaagcatatataatttgatgcaGAGCTTTCCATTAAATCACAAAGAATGCCAAGACTTGCTTCCTCCCATTGAGAGAGAACGTCCTCTCAACAATGATG TAAATATAAACACTAAGACAATGGGAAGGCTGAATAATAGCATACCGCAAGTACCTCAGTTAAAAACCAATTTTGATGTGTTGCATTTCCGCAAATCTTTACCAATTTTTAATGCAagagaagaaattattaatgcattGAACAATTATCAAGTAGTTATAATTGCGGGTGAAACAGGATGCGGCAAAACTACACAGGTACCACAGTACATCTTAGAACACTATCAGCAAAAGCATCAAGCTTGTAGAATCATTTGCACACAACCCAGGCGCTTGTCGGCTGTGTCTGTGGCCGAAAGAGTGGCGTTTGAAAGGGACGAAAAAATCGGCCAGACGTTCGGATATCAAATAAGACTGGAAAGTAGAGTAGCTCCGAAAACTCTCTTGACATATTGTACAAATGGAGTACTACTTAGAACTTTAATGGGCGGTGATTCTGCCCTAACTACGCTCACGCATATCATTGTCGACGAAGTTCACGAACGAGACAGATTCTGTGACTTTCTTCTAATAGCCTTAAAGGACGCGTTAGTTAAATATCGTTCCTTGAAGCTGATACTTATGAGTGCTACAATGGATACCACTATctacgcaaaatattttaataaatgtactGTCATCAACGTTCCGGGTCGATCGTACGACGTAGATGTGTATTTCCTGGAGGATATCTTGAAAATGACTAGTTACATGACAAAGGAAATGCTCATGAAGAAAAAggaatttttgaaatgtaaagATAAGCAGAAAACTTTGGAATCTTGGAAGCAATATAAGCCCCAGCATTCTAATAGAAACACCAAAAGCGAAAAGAATTTGCTGCCCACTCCAATTTTAGCTCAACAGAGTGATCCTATACcagaaaaagttaaattagaACCTTGGCTGATAGAAGAAATGGACAAGAGTATTTTCGAGGCTTGGGTAAACGGCAGAGAAGACAACTTTGCACaacttttgcattttatacTTTCAGAAAATGTTTCTGTGGATTATCAGCATTCTGAAACTTCTATAACACCATTAATGGCTGCTGCCGTTAGAGGCTGCATAAACACAACGGAgcaacttttaaatttagGGGCAAATCTTAATTTGAGGGCCGTTAACGATTGCACCGCGTTAGACTGGGCAAAGAGCAGGAATCATACTGAATGTGCTGAATTAATTGAAGCTTACATGAAAACTTACGATTGCACAGTACCAATGAATGAACTAGCACACGTTGCGGAGACAACGCTCTCTgaagaagataaattattgcTCGACATATACCATCATACTTTTAATGACGACAATATAGATTACAATTTACTGTTAGAATTAGTCTTTTACATTCATACAAAAATGCCTCCTGgctctattttaatatttctaccGGGGTACGACGATATAGTgacgatgagagaaaaaataaatgtggaagagaaaaagatgaaTCAAGGTTTACGCTACAATTTATATGTACTTCATTCGAATATGCAGACTTGTGATcagaaaaaagtatttaaaccCAGTCCTCAGGGTACACGAAAGATTATTCTTTCTACTAATATATCGGAAACTAGCATTACAATCGATGATGTCGTGTATGTCATCGATTCGGGAAAAGTTAAGGAGAAGGCTTTTGACGCTATATCGGGCGTCTGTACGCTGACCTCTAACTGGATATCTCAAGCTTGTGCAAATCAGCGAAAAGGTCGAGCAGGCAGATGTAGAAGGGGAATTTGCTATCGTCTATTTTCTTCGGTCCGATATAATAACATGCAGCTTTATCAAACACCTGAGATTTTGCGATTACCGTTGCAAGAATTGTGTTTATTCACGAAACATTTAACGCCAGGAAATACACCTATAGCTGAATTCTTGGATAAAGCTTTGGAACCGCCATCTAATATAGTGACTAGAAATGCGGTTCAATTACTAAAGACAATTGATGCGCTAGATCCATGGGAAGATCTCACTGAATTAGGGAGTCATTTACTAGATTTGCCGATTGAACCAAGACTCGGAAAGATGTTGCTTTATGCCGTCGTTCTGAAATGTTTGGATCCCATTTTGACAATCGTTTGCAGTTTAGCATACAA AGATCCCTTTATACTACCGTCACAACCGTCGCAAAAGAGAGCTTTGACTGTGGcacgaaaaaaatttgctacCGGAACATATTCAGATCATATGGTAGTATTACGAGCATTCCAAGGTTGGCAGAACGCTAGAGCGGCCGGCAAGGAACGTGccttttgcgaaaaaaattttatctccgCTCCGGTGATGGAAATGGTGGTCGGAATGCGTACACAACTGCTTGGCCAATTGCGCGCGTCTGGATTCGTCAGAGCTAGGAGTCCCGGAGACATTCGagatttaaattctaattcaGAGAATTGGGCTGTTGTGAAAGCAGCCTTAACCGCGGGCTTGTATCCCAATTTAATTCGAGCTGATCGAGAGCATATGCAGTTACGAACGCA AAAAGAAGTTAAGGTATTCTTCCATCCATCGTCGACCTTGAGAGATTATCCAAAATCTCCGAGGATGACATCCACGCAAACACATGCAGCTAATGTACAAACTTTACCGTGCGATTGGCTAATTTACGAGGAAATGAGTCGTACAGGACGTTTTTGTCACGTCAAAGTCGTTACACTCGTTAATCCATTAACTGTAGCGTTATTTAGTGGACCAGCTAGATTACCAATGAATGTAATTTGTGAAACTGAAG cTGTCCCGGAAAGCGAATCGGATTCAGAGGTTGACGAATCTCATGAAGGGACTATTTTTAAACTCGATGATTGGGTGGTATTTAAGCTTGATCCCGAAACTGCccaattattcttatatttacgACAGAAGTGGAACGCTTTATTCCTCAGGCGTATGAAAGCACCGAGCAAAGCTATGTCTGCGTTAGatgaaaaagttataaacgCTTTGGTGACAGTGATTACGAATGAAGAGCAAGCGTGTGGGCTTCAACAACCCGCTGGTATTGGTCAACGGCCACGTCCATTAATCGTCGATTATTATCCTGCGAATGTTAGAAGAGATGATTATCCAGAA AGATATTTCTAA
- the LOC140665349 gene encoding uncharacterized protein yields MPAIWASSERPLFVRTVWVDGMRHAVLSPDDPVINPRLHRHPRTFAEKNFSAKHEQAESRLDRLNSCFMNLHVVVEKNFPDNKMPSRIVRRQSAPPCARMCSEKTGGLLEIYVNDIDKLDEDCQALEKEEVTFHSMNETAFNQSSNVAQSMCLQRDTFSTMTERKQTDRSSDAQWNPLSERVLQWLDLSGRAQDYELMESEESSNKVEEIRRWSAVRRRRHLSQTRENSIFAGRERIVVQNYKLQKNCKLECVTKASEAKLTRKRLSKIKEATEDKIRKEETNQSKERVSDVENDLKNEDDSRDDLWSPPGRLQLHIIMPSFNSIEKRASSLESLACD; encoded by the coding sequence ATGCCGGCTATATGGGCGTCATCGGAGAGGCCTCTATTCGTGCGAACGGTCTGGGTAGATGGTATGCGACACGCTGTCTTGTCACCTGACGATCCTGTCATTAATCCGCGGCTACATCGACATCCGCGGACATTCGCGGAGAAGAATTTTTCCGCGAAACACGAACAAGCCGAAAGCAGATTAGATCGCTTGAACAGTTGCTTCATGAATCTGCATGTCGTAGTGGAGAAGAATTTTCCAGACAACAAGATGCCTTCGAGAATCGTACGTAGACAGTCGGCTCCACCTTGCGCGAGGATGTGCAGCGAAAAGACCGGAGGCCTCCTGGAGATTTACGTGAATGACATTGACAAGTTGGACGAAGATTGTCAAGCattagagaaagaagaagtgACATTTCACTCAATGAATGAAACCGCTTTTAATCAAAGCAGCAATGTCGCACAGTCGATGTGTTTGCAGCGAGACACGTTCTCCACTATGACGGAACGCAAACAAACCGATAGATCATCGGATGCGCAGTGGAATCCGTTGTCTGAGCGAGTGCTACAATGGTTGGATCTCTCAGGGAGAGCTCAGGATTACGAGTTAATGGAATCTGAAGAGAGTTCGAATAAAGTGGAAGAAATTCGACGATGGAGCGCCGTCCGGAGGAGAAGACATCTCTCGCAGACGCGCGAGAATTCCATCTTTGCAGGAAGAGAACGTATAGTCGTGCAGAATTACAAGCTGCAGAAGAATTGTAAGTTGGAATGTGTTACAAAGGCATCCGAGGCGAAACTCACGCGAAAGCGATTATCTAAGATAAAGGAGGCGACGGAAGACAAAATTCGGAAGGAGGAGACCAACCAGTCAAAGGAGCGAGTCTCGGATGTAGAGAACGATTTGAAGAATGAAGATGACTCTAGAGATGATCTATGGTCTCCACCTGGTCGTTTGCAGCTGCACATCATCATGCCGAGTTTTAATTCCATTGAAAAACGTGCGTCCTCGTTGGAATCTCTGGCCTGTGATTGA